One Solea senegalensis isolate Sse05_10M linkage group LG13, IFAPA_SoseM_1, whole genome shotgun sequence DNA segment encodes these proteins:
- the LOC122779163 gene encoding filaggrin-like: protein MCDRQEKNYKHGKTVPHQHQNQDQYRQKLYQSDDDYSQDTRSKADGSILNEDHGRHHCQSHHDHHKPHLHRASLPEISLTSSAGSSSSSPSSFSSSSSSCSSFSSSSSSSSFSSDTSSDCWARAAHKKPRHSQSCTDITGKHGYFDREDDTAPLIDKKRVSRRSVKGKREKGKSSRSPTQDTANKTQKIRRGSRSDGNVRKSKSMEALSRPKDGEEHENCDENEQERRKSEAQKNLMKEKMKFSAFLNEITRQVLSPMRLTTLGVTDAQRPCSPRQASVKSSKMDSSTNKHGQQKSRPTSADSVSSSEHSHTGKQHSTQLSKSKSFHHSRSHHSGDSPTHMYPRPKSCTDISCLKRAQSPQHHNHTPSNKGYHRHQGNHTSRHHHRRHHCEDCNCLNNQNHHRDQDGTDHLHRQGHHGGHHSPTNHHGNQYKHNSVYHSPSRHHHNGDRCYGCHFSPTRHHGQHCHHHGNHRGPSRHHHHSDQHGHALHHGEEQSTTFHYTHGDQSSPHNCEGHTTPSHHHLHGSGYYHQSSHPKTECPTTSNHHRHHSSSSDHGNHHSPPHHHHHHHINQHHPGDHHSEAHHYHHGDSESHQHHHGNHHNEFTQHHHGDHHSSGHHHQHGDHHREMYKHHHGDHHRETPEHFHGDQHRETHEHHHGDHHR, encoded by the exons ATGTGTGACCGTCAAGAGAAAAACTACAAGCATGGAAAGACGGTGCCGCACCAGCACCAAAACCAGGACCAGTACCGGCAAAAGCTGTATCAGTCAGATGACGACTACAGCCAAGA CACCCGTTCAAAGGCAGATGGCAGCATTTTGAACGAAGACCATGGACGTCATCACTGTCAGTCTCATCACGACCATCACAAGCCACATCTCCACCGCGCTTCTCTTCCGGAAATCTCTCTGACTTCCTCAGCTGGTTCCTCTTCGTCCTCGCCGTCTTCCTTctcttcgtcttcctcctcttgttcctccttctcttcctcctcttcctcctccagcttctcctctgaCACCAGCAGCGACTGCTGGGCTAGAGCTGCACACAAGAAGCCTCGGCATTCACAGTCCTGCACGGACATCACAGGAAAACACGGATACTTTGACAGAGAAGACGACACGGCTCCTCTGATTGATAAAAAACGTGTGAGCAGACGCTCAGTCAAAGGGAAAAGGGAGAAAGGCAAGTCCTCACGCAGCCCGACTCAGGACACTGCTAACAAAACACAGAAGATTAGAAGAGGATCCAGAAGTGATGGAAATGTCCGGAAATCCAAGTCCATGGAGGCTCTCAGTAGACCTAAAGACGGAGAGGAACATGAAAACtgtgatgaaaatgaacaagaaaggaggaaaagtgAAGCCCAAAAGAATTTAATGAAGGAGAAAATGAAGTTCTCTGCTTTCCTCAATGAAATCACTCGGCAGGTGCTCAGCCCGATGAGACTCACTACTCTTGGGGTCACAGATGCTCAAAGACCCTGCAGTCCACGGCAGGCTTCCGTTAAGTCCAGTAAGATGGACAGCAGCACTAACAAACATGGACAACAGAAGAGCCGGCCCACCAGCGCAGACTCGGTTAGCTCCAGTGAACACTCTCATACCGGCAAGCAACACTCTACTCAACTCTCCAAATCGAAATCCTTCCACCACAGCCGCAGTCACCATTCTGGAGACTCGCCCACTCACATGTACCCCAGGCCCAAGAGTTGCACTGACATAAGCTGTTTGAAAAGAGCTCAAAGTCCTCAGCATCACAACCACACGCCTTCCAATAAGGGCTACCACCGTCACCAGGGCAATCACACCTCTCGTCATCACCACCGTCGTCATCATTGTGAAGACTGCAACTGCCTGAACAATCAGAATCACCACAGAGACCAAGACGGCACAGATCATCTGCATCGACAAGGACATCATGGTGGGCACCATAGCCCCACCAATCACCATGGTAACCAATATAAACACAATAGCGTCTACCATAGCCCATCCCGTCACCATCATAATGGAGACCGTTGTTATGGATGCCACTTCAGCCCAACTCGCCACCACGGACAGCACTGtcatcaccatggaaaccaccgTGGACCTTCTCGTCACCATCACCATAGTGACCAACATGGCCATGCTCTTCACCATGGAGAAGAACAAAGTACCACTTTTCATTACACCCATGGAGACCAAAGTTCACCCCATAATTGTGAAGGTCACACCACTCCATCACATCACCATCTTCATGGTTCAGGTTACTACCACCAAAGCAGCCACCCAAAAACTGAGTGTCCTACTACATCAAATCACCACAGGCATCATAGCTCATCCAGTGACCATGGTAATCATCACAGCCCAccacatcaccatcaccatcaccacatCAATCAGCATCACCCAGGAGACCACCACAGTGAAGCTCATCATTATCACCATGGTGATAGTGAATCTCATCAgcatcaccatggaaaccaccaCAATGAATTTACTCAGCATCACCATGGAGACCATCACAGTTCAGGCCATCACCATCAACATGGAGACCACCACAGGGAAATGTATAAGCATCACCATGGGGACCACCACAGGGAAACACCAGAGCATTTCCATGGAGACCAACACAGGGAAACACATGAGCATCACCATGGAGACCACCACAGG
- the zfpl1 gene encoding zinc finger protein-like 1, protein MGLCKCPKRKVTNLFCFEHRVNVCEHCLVSNHNKCIVQSYLQWLQDSDYNPNCTLCNTPLNTQDTVRLVCYDVFHWSCLNNLASRLPLHTAPAGYQCPGCQGPVFPPSNLASPIADALKDQLSSVNWARAGLGLPLIEEPIGVLEETTANDVTDYTDWSTFEAQEQSNIYPSHSYSTGFSAPPNSISPAAQEDLGGHRKNGDPSKQDHAVINFTTATTSDTVTLQSASSPRKLYDTRDSGHSSVTQIDFDDDKYRRRPALSWFAQILKNRTGGKRSSLSWKQRVFMLLLVGVLGFFTLIIIMAKLGRATAGSDPNLDPLLNPNIRVGKN, encoded by the exons ATGGGTCTGTGCAAGTGCCCGAAGAGAAAGGTGACCAATTTATTCTGCTTTGAACACCGTGTAAATGTGTGCGAGCATTGCCTCGTCTCCAACCACAACAAG TGTATCGTGCAGTCGTATCTGCAATGGCTCCAGGACAGCGATTACAACCCCAACTGTACTCTTTGTAATACTCCACTAAATACTCAAGACACTGTCAGACTGGTCTGCTACG ATGTGTTCCACTGGTCCTGTCTCAATAACTTGGCATCTCGGCTGCCCCTTCATACGGCTCCAGCAGGATACCAGTGTCCAGGCTGTCAGGGACCAGTGTTCCCCCCCTCTAACCTGGCCAGTCCAATCGCCGATGCGCTGAAAGACCAGCTGTCGTCTGTTAACTGGGCTAGAGCTGGGTTAGGGTTGCCACTG ATTGAAGAGCCCATTGGAGTCCTTGAGGAAACCACAGCTAATGATGTCACTGATTATACTGACTGGTCAACATTTGAGg CACAAGAACAAAGTAACATTTACCCCAGTCACTCGTACAGCACCGGCTTCAGTGCACCACCAAACTCGATCTCACCTGCAGCACAGGAAGACCTCGGAGGTCATCGTAAAAATGGGGATCCGAGCAAGCAGGACCATGCTGTGATCAACTTTACTACTGCCACCAcctctgacacagtcacattacaaTCAG CATCATCCCCTAGAAAGCTCTATGACACACGGGATAGCGGTCACAGCTCTGTCACACAGATCGACTTTGACGACGACAAGTACCGGCGGCGACCAGCGTTGAGTTGGTTTGCTCAAATTCTCAA GAATCGCACAGGTGGGAAGCGGTCTTCTCTGTCCTGGAAACAGCGGGTCTTCATGCTGCTTCTGGTCGGAGTTCTCGGATTCTTCACGTTGATAATCATCATGGCCAAACTTGGACGTGCCACAGCTGGATCAGACCCAAATTTAGATCCTCTCCTTAACCCCAACATCCGTGTGGGGAAAAACTGA
- the si:dkey-273o13.3 gene encoding uncharacterized protein si:dkey-273o13.3 codes for MNNQRLLEAELQKTRMELSNLTERFKRLHDSCSSTEQTNDLLQKNIHSMAQSMEGERERLNRRISALTEQLADAKFTDNVETGTHFNATSALHNTNIHFQSDGAINQVVLPITPPPTQFMDIAKASGQEQSLGSVPEEEEESDWSEMGEEIPRFILTGLGRNQVWRHQEGDMDGDSESGGEEMFRLHSSARTPQIPHLQFTIHSEILPALQTNTCPPGFTNLSEAMTVESSYRITSSPALCSSILIRSASLEELPHRHVLKELRGTEAMMDLHHHPSHEVMEDLDDEIIHHWRTSSDMGAGIGSAMESGLVGLRSAEQMLNHFICESQLSEGKVQSGAAAHGWTGGIRDEVLKGERTEL; via the exons ATGAACAACCAGAGGCTTTTGGAGGCAGAGCTTCAGAAGACACGCATGGAGCTCAGCAACCTCACTGAGAGGTTCAAGAG ACTCCACGACAGCTGCTCCTCGACAGAGCAGACCAATGATCTGCTTCAGAAAAATATCCATTCCATG gCTCAGAGTATGGAAGGAGAACGGGAGAGGTTGAACCGGCGTATTTCGGCACTGACGGAGCAGCTCGCTGATGCTAAATTTACCGACAATGTGGAGACAGGAACTCACTTCAAT GCAACGTCAGCACTGCACAACACTAACATCCATTTTCAGTCAGATGGTGCCATTAATCAGGTGGTTCTCCCCATCACTCCTCCTCCCACTCAGTTCATGGACATAGCTAAAGCCAGCGGGCAGGAGCAATCTTTGGGTTCAGttccagaggaggaagaggagtctGACTGGTCAGAGATGGGAGAAGAGATCCCACGGTTTATACTGACTGGACTGGGCAGAAATCAAGTGTGGAGACACCAGGAGGGAGACATGGACGGAGACAGTGAGTCAGGAGGTGAGGAAATGTTCAGACTGCACTCTTCTGCACGAACACCTCAGATACCTCACCTCCAGTTCACGATCCACAGTGAGATTTTACCGGCTCTGCAGACCAATACTTGCCCACCTGGCTTCACAAACCTGTCTGAGGCCATGACAGTGGAGAGCAGTTACAGGATCACCTCAAGTCCAGCCCTTTGCTCTTCAATCCTGATCCGATCGGCCAGCCTGGAGGAACTTCCACACCGTCACGTGCTGAAAGAGCTGAGAGGTACAGAGGCCATGATGgacctccaccaccacccaaGCCACGAGGTCATGGAGGACTTGGACGATGAGATCATTCATCACTGGAGAACAAGCAGCGACATGGGGGCAGGTATTGGGAGTGCGATGGAGAGCGGCCTGGTGGGCCTGCGGTCGGCCGAGCAGATGCTCAACCATTTCATCTGTGAGTCACAGCTGAGCGAGGGGAAAGTTCAGAGCGGGGCTGCGGCGCATGGCTGGACGGGAGGAATAAGAGATGAGGTGTTGAAAGGGGAGCGAACAGAGCTTTGA
- the rom1a gene encoding rod outer segment membrane protein 1a, with protein MVVMKMKFPFQKRVKLAQGLWLLSWCATVAGAMTFTLGCILKIELHRRGEVMENTDIHIVPNTLMIVGLASLGINYFASKICQDALDAGRFPRWKNFLKPFFAVSCFFTVLMLLAVIMSYAMKGTLETSLKAGLRNGIRFYKDTDTPGRCFQKQNIDHLQMEFQCCGNNDFRDWFEVQWISNRYLDFSSKEVKDRIKSNVDGRYLVDGVPFSCCNPSSPRPCIQYQLTNNSAHYNYDYQTEELNIYLRGCREALVHYYMGLMNTIGAGVLSVFILQASVLVSLRFLQTAMEAVAGKENTEIETEGYLLEKSVKDTVMEYLNPLLKFFLLTNQVEEGDPGAAAPATA; from the exons AtggtggtgatgaagatgaagttCCCCTTTCAGAAAAGGGTGAAACTGGCCCAGGGACTGTGGCTCCTCTCCTGGTGTGCCACAGTGGCCGGGGCCATGACCTTCACCTTGGGGTGCATCCTTAAGATTGAGCTCCACAGAAGAGGAGAg GTGATGGAAAACACTGACATACATATTGTACCCAACACCCTGATGATAGTTGGCCTGGCCTCCTTGGGAATCAACTACTTTGCTTCAAAGATCTGTCAGGATGCACTGGACGCCGGGCGATTCCCTCGCTGGAAGAACTTCCTGAAGCCCTTCTTTGCCGTCTCCTGTTTCTTCACTGTCCTCATGCTTCTGGCTGTCATCATGAGCTACGCCATGAAGGGCACGCTGGAGACCTCTCTGAAGGCTGGCCTGAGGAACGGCATCCGCTTCTAcaaggacacagacacaccgGGCCGCTGCTTCCAGAAACAGAATATTGATCACCTGCAGATGGAGTTTCAGTGTTGTGGTAACAACGACTTCAGGGACTGGTTTGAGGTCCAGTGGATCAGCAACCGCTACCTGGATTTCAGCTCAAAGGAGGTGAAAGA CCGCATCAAGAGCAACGTGGATGGTCGATACTTGGTAGATGGCGTCCCATTCAGCTGCTGCAACCCCAGCTCCCCACGGCCATGTATCCAGTATCAACTCACCAACAACTCTGCTCACTATAACTATGACTACCAGACGGAGGAGCTCAACATCTACCTCCGAGGCTGCAGAGAAGCACTGGTCCACTACTATATGGGTCTGATGAACACCATTGGAGCTGGAGTCCTGTCAGTTTTTATCTTACAG GCTTCTGTGCTGGTCAGCTTGCGGTTCCTGCAGACCGCCATGGAGGCAGTGGCAGGGaaggaaaacacagaaatcGAGACAGAAGGGTACCTCCTGGAGAAAAGCGTGAAAGACACCGTCATGGAGTACCTCAACCCCCTGCTGAAGTTCTTCCTGCTTACAAACCAGGTGGAGGAGGGCGAtcctggagcagcagctccagccaCTGCTTAA